In one window of Spartinivicinus marinus DNA:
- a CDS encoding TRL-like family protein yields MKKLIMTATIASVAMLTGCATGMSPVSVGLITDVKGPITATGLTGSKKGEACATTIIGLINEGDASIETAKTNGGISRIATADYHTKGFFPFYGSSCVIVTGQ; encoded by the coding sequence ATGAAAAAACTAATCATGACTGCCACTATTGCTTCAGTTGCTATGTTAACTGGTTGCGCAACGGGCATGTCTCCTGTCAGTGTTGGTTTAATTACTGACGTTAAAGGGCCAATCACAGCTACTGGCTTGACAGGAAGTAAAAAGGGCGAAGCCTGTGCAACAACTATTATCGGATTAATCAACGAGGGAGATGCTTCTATTGAAACAGCAAAAACTAATGGAGGTATTTCTAGAATAGCAACTGCAGATTATCATACTAAAGGTTTTTTTCCTTTTTACGGTAGTAGTTGTGTAATAGTAACAGGTCAGTAG
- a CDS encoding rhodanese-like domain-containing protein, producing MRNILVRVDFYLLLIVLIRCADAEDYPYRKDYPSIKIISTESLYKSLSKCLIIDVRSKLEYSVLHINSSKNIPLSMVDFKDLVVRNTEKNGKSCVVFYCNGHTCTKSYKASEKVPSIPSFAYDAGIFEWAYNYSRNTVFLGQPMQSAEQLISKEEYKRFEISKTEVLRKYEKFKIIDTRSYFQRKEIKLPFKYYKRIPMERIRPLLTRRIIKDEDLLFVDAVGRQNKWLQYYLKNNGYTNYKFLKGGAAVFK from the coding sequence ATGCGTAACATATTAGTGAGAGTTGATTTTTATCTGCTATTAATAGTTTTAATAAGATGTGCGGATGCTGAAGACTATCCTTATAGAAAAGATTATCCAAGCATAAAAATAATTTCCACTGAGTCACTTTATAAGTCTTTATCCAAGTGCTTAATTATTGATGTCAGATCTAAGCTAGAATATTCTGTCCTTCATATTAACAGCTCAAAAAACATTCCTCTTTCAATGGTTGATTTTAAGGATTTAGTGGTTAGGAATACTGAAAAAAACGGAAAAAGTTGTGTAGTCTTTTACTGCAATGGCCATACATGTACAAAATCCTATAAAGCTTCAGAAAAAGTTCCTTCTATACCCAGTTTTGCTTATGATGCAGGTATTTTTGAATGGGCATATAACTATAGTAGAAATACAGTTTTTCTCGGACAGCCTATGCAAAGTGCGGAGCAACTTATATCAAAAGAAGAGTATAAGCGATTTGAAATATCAAAAACAGAAGTGCTGCGAAAATACGAAAAGTTTAAGATAATTGATACTCGATCTTACTTTCAAAGGAAAGAGATTAAACTTCCTTTTAAATATTATAAAAGAATTCCTATGGAACGCATAAGGCCTTTACTGACAAGGAGAATAATTAAAGATGAAGATTTACTATTTGTTGATGCTGTAGGTCGTCAAAACAAATGGCTACAATACTACCTAAAAAATAATGGGTATACAAACTACAAGTTCCTGAAAGGGGGCGCTGCTGTCTTTAAGTAG
- a CDS encoding type IV pilin protein: MKKNKLGFSLVELLIVIAIIGILAAIGYPSYQEYVRQSMRADAQSALMQLANAMERYYTEQSPSTYEKATPQNLLGTNQIPIDQTNPYYTLTISDLTSTTYTLNAVPIADGPMNEQPTMSITHTGQKTNWE, translated from the coding sequence ATGAAAAAAAATAAGTTAGGCTTTAGTTTAGTTGAGTTGCTAATTGTCATTGCCATTATTGGAATATTAGCTGCAATAGGGTATCCTTCTTACCAAGAGTATGTTAGGCAATCAATGCGTGCTGATGCTCAATCAGCCCTAATGCAGTTAGCTAATGCAATGGAACGTTATTACACAGAACAATCACCATCTACTTATGAAAAGGCTACACCACAAAATTTATTAGGAACCAATCAGATTCCAATTGACCAGACTAATCCGTACTATACGTTAACAATATCCGATTTAACCTCTACAACATATACATTAAACGCTGTACCAATAGCAGATGGACCAATGAACGAACAACCTACTATGTCAATAACTCATACGGGTCAAAAAACAAACTGGGAATAA
- a CDS encoding pilus assembly protein: MKCHNYILTRKPIALVVITILGLPMVHAGPLRLAQDALEIAPGAEPNIVILFDDSGSMDFEGLMPTDEMKANQPNGTNIEGPKGSVIHQPNCSYPYNYGVQFNSNTFNKNYGKCWVAEMSNWRFRNSNFNKLYFDPNKVYKPWPGLDKQGIPFGDIDITKAPDNPYYPTEYIDLTKDNEIFPRNGASEGFKYYTWTDDGDGLFENGEETEFRIKSADAKTQQNFANWFSYYRSRDLVAKGALGFVLESVTNARIGFTTINTKSNNFPVASMNASALSGNKKALLDKVYGTPIPAKSTPLRQNLRDVGKYFACESGNRFDAKGYSCPIQSAPIGTCQQNYALLMTDGFYSGGTPNIGNQDINTNNLFDGGAFADDVSETLADVAMKYYKTDLSSLANKVPTTKYDVERSTYLTNNNTLHQHMSTFTVGFGLKGNVSDFPSNSETTFNWPNPFSSNLAKVDDLLHAAYNGRGNYLSAGDPSQLVLGLKEMFRGIQADSGAASAVAFNSQSIKNNSVAYRALFNPKLHSGDVLAHPIDSTTGVIDTSTVLWSAAKKLDDKLSGSNINNRNIITYRVNEDGTKLGVPFNYDTHLNVTQKSLLDTPIPLALPENYGDNDGKVGDERIAYLRGDQINEGPKSNQGQFRDRLKTKGRLGDVIHSTPSYVGAPLFSNRDKEPYSTSKPYSNFAKAHKNRNPMLYVGANDGMLHGFNANTGEEVFAYVPNVLFANLVDLTYQNYVHKMYVDEKPSINDVFYNDAWHTVLVGALGAGGKGLFALDITNPTKFSTEASAAKNVMWEFTSKDDIDLGFTYSRPIITMTNAKKGGEHIWAAIFGNGYNSSSEDGDAALFINQLSGGLDGSWLRNQDYYKSVTGKGKAESSDGLTPNGLGIPRAVDNDGNGTVDYVYAGDLQGNLWRFDVTSSNPSDWQSSKNRQIIFKATDSTGNPQPIINQPVVVRNPQPGLIGIIVVIGTGSWILKDDIDSTDLQTMYGIWDDFSSSGYPVEKSKLIEQSFINKIDTVSGFTVRSLTNKTVAYSKNGNVMGWKLNFDTAVTGGGAVQYPGERAVRKLFLVGDSLFTTTVIPNPALACSILPGGFLIGIDPATGGRSKTKVLFDLNNDGKFDDKDSLPNGTSVSGIRLDEMPNDPSFIGNRIVIQQHNGKVTGFGANTEGVNTGRLSWRQLYSE; encoded by the coding sequence ATGAAATGCCATAACTATATCCTAACAAGGAAACCCATTGCATTAGTGGTTATAACTATTTTGGGCTTGCCAATGGTTCATGCTGGTCCCCTTAGATTGGCCCAAGATGCACTGGAAATAGCACCAGGTGCCGAGCCTAATATTGTCATTTTATTTGATGATTCTGGAAGCATGGACTTTGAAGGATTAATGCCTACAGATGAGATGAAAGCAAATCAGCCTAATGGTACAAATATTGAGGGACCAAAAGGCTCTGTTATTCACCAGCCAAATTGTAGTTACCCCTATAATTATGGAGTTCAGTTTAATTCAAATACTTTTAATAAAAATTATGGTAAATGCTGGGTTGCGGAGATGAGCAACTGGCGGTTCAGAAACAGCAATTTTAACAAGTTGTATTTTGATCCTAATAAAGTGTATAAACCATGGCCTGGTTTGGACAAGCAAGGTATCCCTTTTGGTGATATAGATATAACTAAAGCACCCGATAATCCATATTACCCAACAGAATACATTGATTTAACCAAAGATAATGAAATATTCCCAAGGAATGGGGCATCGGAGGGGTTTAAATATTATACCTGGACAGATGATGGTGATGGCCTTTTTGAAAATGGAGAGGAAACAGAGTTTAGAATAAAGAGTGCTGATGCAAAAACACAACAGAACTTTGCTAACTGGTTTAGCTATTATCGTTCTAGAGATCTTGTTGCAAAAGGTGCTTTAGGTTTTGTATTAGAGAGTGTAACAAACGCGAGAATCGGTTTTACCACGATCAATACTAAGTCGAATAACTTCCCTGTTGCTTCAATGAATGCTTCTGCATTGTCTGGTAATAAAAAAGCACTTTTAGATAAAGTTTATGGAACCCCAATACCGGCAAAAAGCACACCGTTAAGACAAAACTTACGAGATGTGGGTAAATATTTTGCCTGTGAGTCTGGTAATCGATTCGATGCAAAGGGTTATAGTTGCCCGATTCAGTCTGCACCTATTGGAACCTGTCAGCAAAATTATGCTCTATTGATGACAGATGGCTTTTATAGTGGAGGGACACCAAACATAGGAAACCAGGATATAAATACGAATAATTTGTTTGATGGAGGGGCATTTGCTGATGATGTTAGTGAGACACTAGCTGATGTGGCAATGAAATATTATAAAACAGATTTATCCAGTTTAGCTAATAAAGTTCCCACTACGAAGTACGATGTGGAACGCTCTACTTATTTAACTAATAACAATACACTTCACCAACATATGTCTACCTTTACTGTAGGATTTGGTTTAAAAGGTAATGTAAGTGATTTTCCCTCTAATTCTGAAACTACATTTAACTGGCCTAACCCTTTTAGTAGTAATTTGGCTAAGGTCGACGATTTATTGCATGCTGCTTATAATGGTCGCGGCAATTACTTAAGTGCAGGGGATCCTTCCCAGTTGGTACTGGGACTAAAAGAAATGTTTCGTGGTATTCAAGCGGATTCTGGTGCAGCAAGCGCTGTAGCATTTAATTCTCAAAGTATAAAAAATAACTCGGTGGCATATCGAGCCTTGTTTAACCCTAAGTTACACAGTGGTGATGTACTTGCTCACCCTATTGACTCTACAACCGGTGTGATAGATACCAGCACAGTACTATGGTCTGCTGCAAAAAAATTAGATGATAAATTATCGGGGAGTAATATTAATAATCGTAATATCATTACTTATCGAGTAAATGAAGATGGAACCAAGCTAGGAGTACCTTTTAATTATGATACCCATTTAAATGTTACTCAAAAAAGTTTATTAGACACCCCTATTCCTTTAGCTTTACCTGAAAATTACGGTGATAATGATGGAAAAGTAGGCGATGAACGTATTGCATATTTGCGGGGTGATCAAATCAATGAGGGGCCAAAGTCTAACCAAGGGCAATTCCGCGATAGGTTAAAAACAAAGGGTCGATTAGGTGATGTTATTCATTCTACACCGAGTTACGTTGGTGCGCCTTTGTTTTCCAATCGAGATAAAGAGCCATATTCTACTAGTAAACCTTATTCAAATTTTGCTAAAGCACATAAAAACAGAAATCCTATGTTGTATGTAGGTGCTAATGATGGAATGCTGCATGGATTTAATGCAAATACTGGAGAAGAAGTATTTGCTTATGTACCCAATGTGTTGTTTGCAAATCTAGTAGATCTAACCTATCAAAATTATGTACATAAAATGTATGTGGATGAAAAACCTAGTATTAATGATGTGTTCTATAATGACGCGTGGCACACGGTTTTAGTAGGAGCACTTGGTGCTGGTGGTAAGGGGTTGTTTGCGTTAGATATAACTAATCCGACTAAATTTAGTACAGAAGCAAGTGCTGCAAAAAATGTGATGTGGGAGTTTACCTCAAAGGATGATATAGACTTGGGGTTTACCTATAGTCGTCCAATTATTACGATGACCAATGCGAAAAAAGGAGGAGAACATATTTGGGCTGCTATTTTTGGTAACGGCTATAATAGCAGCAGTGAAGATGGTGATGCAGCTCTTTTTATCAATCAGTTGTCAGGTGGTTTGGACGGTAGCTGGCTACGTAATCAAGACTATTATAAGTCAGTAACAGGTAAAGGTAAGGCTGAAAGTAGTGATGGATTGACTCCTAACGGTTTAGGTATCCCTAGAGCTGTGGACAATGATGGTAATGGAACAGTTGACTATGTGTATGCAGGAGATTTGCAAGGTAATCTTTGGCGGTTTGATGTAACCAGTAGCAACCCATCTGACTGGCAAAGTAGCAAAAATCGTCAAATTATATTTAAGGCAACTGATAGCACTGGTAATCCCCAGCCCATTATAAATCAGCCCGTTGTCGTTCGTAATCCACAGCCAGGTTTAATTGGAATAATCGTTGTTATAGGGACAGGCTCCTGGATATTAAAAGATGATATTGATTCAACTGACTTACAAACAATGTATGGCATTTGGGACGATTTTTCTAGTAGTGGTTATCCAGTAGAAAAAAGTAAATTAATTGAGCAGAGCTTTATTAATAAAATAGATACTGTCAGTGGATTTACAGTTAGAAGCTTAACTAATAAAACAGTTGCTTATTCTAAAAATGGTAATGTCATGGGTTGGAAGCTAAATTTTGATACAGCTGTTACTGGTGGAGGAGCAGTTCAATACCCTGGTGAAAGAGCTGTTCGTAAACTGTTTTTGGTTGGAGATAGTTTATTTACTACCACTGTTATTCCTAATCCTGCACTAGCTTGTTCTATATTACCAGGGGGCTTCCTGATAGGGATTGATCCAGCAACAGGTGGGCGCTCAAAAACAAAAGTACTATTTGATTTAAACAATGATGGAAAATTTGATGATAAAGATAGCTTACCTAATGGTACCTCTGTTTCTGGTATCAGATTGGATGAAATGCCCAATGATCCATCATTTATTGGCAATAGAATAGTAATACAGCAGCACAATGGGAAAGTAACTGGGTTTGGAGCCAATACTGAAGGTGTTAATACAGGAAGGCTTTCATGGAGACAGCTGTATTCTGAGTAA
- a CDS encoding pilus assembly PilX family protein produces MKKIILSKNNGLSMNISRKNILTTLAAKQEGAVLFVSLIILLVLSMIGISAANRSNIDAKISANYRDYNIAFQTAEKALIEAENYVNDDVVTLALFTDNGDNGLYSKNAINGSMWHEWENISTQALTTQQMESYEVNGMPEYYIENYATIKPDSAILNQDNYGEATVLGEIEVFRVTAKGVGSSPDSQVILQSMYAKQM; encoded by the coding sequence GTGAAGAAAATAATACTGTCAAAAAATAACGGACTATCTATGAATATATCAAGAAAAAATATTCTTACCACCCTGGCTGCTAAACAGGAAGGTGCTGTTTTATTTGTTAGTCTTATTATATTGCTTGTGTTATCTATGATTGGAATTAGTGCAGCAAATAGATCAAATATTGATGCTAAAATAAGTGCAAATTATCGTGACTATAATATAGCATTTCAAACTGCTGAAAAGGCATTAATAGAGGCAGAAAACTATGTGAATGATGATGTAGTAACTTTAGCACTATTCACAGACAACGGTGATAACGGTCTTTACTCAAAAAATGCGATAAATGGTAGCATGTGGCATGAGTGGGAAAATATCAGTACACAAGCTCTTACTACTCAGCAAATGGAAAGTTATGAAGTAAATGGTATGCCCGAGTACTATATAGAAAATTACGCAACAATTAAGCCTGATAGTGCCATTTTAAATCAGGATAATTACGGTGAAGCAACTGTTTTAGGCGAAATTGAAGTATTTCGTGTTACTGCCAAAGGTGTAGGTAGTTCTCCTGATTCACAAGTTATTTTGCAAAGTATGTATGCAAAACAAATGTAG
- a CDS encoding PilW family protein: MKIYKIHKIRGFTIVEMMISLVLGALLLGGIISLFTNNHRTYLIIQSTANLQDNARFVIDVISEDIRMAGYYGCLSKRTDPVYNPSLLQTGLNIDFLFKNYFLGIKGFEAASTMAWQPELPELLTRLNPAPLEGSDIITIKRIVNNGAKLSSLNESERTMKLVEESLFKKNDVAIISDCEKATLFQISSVNSSGNNQVIQYQVNGGTPGNQNIPISTGASYIPNSSNVYLFASRVYYIAPAWDIVNNQAITNNMGKPVFSLWRLQGIDTIGNPLTQELVRGVENLQMTYGVDSSPASPKVGDDRIDQYLNADRVDQIDNGFERVIAVKIELTVNSIDSIGSKNDGVLRKTLSHIVKIRNRGS; encoded by the coding sequence ATGAAGATTTATAAAATTCATAAAATTAGGGGTTTTACTATAGTTGAAATGATGATTTCTTTGGTACTAGGAGCACTTCTACTAGGGGGTATTATTAGCTTATTTACTAATAATCATCGAACTTATCTAATTATCCAAAGTACAGCAAATTTACAAGATAATGCTCGGTTTGTTATTGATGTGATCAGTGAAGATATTCGAATGGCTGGTTATTACGGATGTTTGTCAAAGAGAACTGATCCTGTTTATAACCCTTCTCTACTTCAAACAGGATTAAATATTGATTTTCTATTTAAAAATTATTTTCTAGGGATAAAAGGATTTGAGGCTGCTAGTACAATGGCTTGGCAGCCAGAATTACCTGAGTTATTGACGCGATTAAATCCAGCACCTCTTGAAGGTAGCGATATTATTACGATAAAGAGGATTGTTAATAATGGAGCTAAACTAAGCAGCTTAAATGAATCTGAAAGAACAATGAAGTTAGTTGAAGAAAGTTTATTCAAAAAAAATGATGTTGCTATTATCAGTGATTGTGAAAAAGCTACTTTATTTCAAATCTCTTCAGTAAATAGCTCTGGTAACAACCAAGTTATTCAATATCAAGTTAATGGTGGAACACCTGGTAACCAAAATATCCCTATATCAACAGGCGCAAGCTATATCCCAAATTCTTCTAATGTATACCTCTTTGCTAGTAGAGTCTATTACATAGCTCCTGCTTGGGACATAGTTAATAACCAAGCAATAACAAATAATATGGGTAAACCGGTTTTTTCTTTATGGCGTTTGCAAGGTATTGATACAATCGGGAATCCATTAACACAAGAATTGGTTAGAGGTGTAGAAAACTTACAAATGACTTATGGAGTAGATAGTAGTCCAGCCTCACCAAAAGTCGGTGATGATAGAATAGACCAGTATTTGAATGCCGACCGGGTTGATCAAATAGATAATGGCTTTGAAAGAGTAATTGCGGTAAAGATTGAGCTGACAGTTAACTCAATAGACTCTATTGGTAGTAAAAATGATGGTGTATTGCGTAAAACCTTATCCCATATTGTCAAAATTAGAAATAGAGGTAGTTAA
- the pilV gene encoding type IV pilus modification protein PilV → MKKSGGDRVLNKKKFHSSVTLNLQQGVGLIEILISILVLSIGLLGLAGLQAVGLKNNSQSFDRSYAVFLASNILDRIRANPTADYTTEVNDEPSITANKCEKSSCDVSVLRDYDLSQWKCLLGHFNQHANCSTLKFGGDEQDAQVQGLLNDGTGSIIRNGSRYIITIEWSSPTKIDPNNRSSYNMVTDI, encoded by the coding sequence ATGAAAAAGTCAGGTGGCGATCGAGTATTAAATAAGAAAAAATTTCATTCATCTGTTACTTTAAATCTACAGCAAGGAGTTGGATTAATTGAAATTCTAATTTCTATATTGGTGTTGTCTATTGGGCTATTAGGTTTGGCTGGGTTACAGGCTGTAGGATTAAAAAATAACAGTCAGTCATTTGATCGTAGTTATGCAGTCTTCTTAGCCAGTAATATTTTAGATAGAATACGTGCAAACCCAACTGCAGATTATACGACAGAAGTTAATGATGAACCTAGTATAACAGCAAACAAGTGTGAAAAATCTTCTTGCGATGTGAGTGTTTTAAGAGACTATGACTTATCACAATGGAAGTGTTTGCTAGGTCATTTTAATCAACATGCTAATTGCTCTACATTAAAATTTGGTGGTGATGAGCAAGATGCTCAAGTACAAGGTTTACTAAATGACGGAACCGGTTCCATAATCAGGAATGGTTCTCGTTACATCATCACTATTGAGTGGTCTTCCCCAACCAAAATAGACCCTAATAATCGCTCTTCTTATAATATGGTTACGGATATATGA